In one uncultured Methanoregula sp. genomic region, the following are encoded:
- a CDS encoding type II toxin-antitoxin system HicB family antitoxin has product MEYSILIHQAEEGGFWSEVPALPGCHSQGETVEETIANTKEAIELMISCLREDNREIPVEEKFTVHRVCVDTITE; this is encoded by the coding sequence ATGGAGTATTCCATCCTGATTCACCAGGCAGAGGAAGGCGGGTTCTGGTCTGAAGTGCCGGCCTTACCGGGCTGCCACTCGCAGGGGGAGACTGTCGAAGAGACGATTGCGAACACGAAAGAAGCGATCGAGCTTATGATCTCCTGCCTCAGGGAAGATAACCGGGAGATCCCGGTTGAAGAGAAGTTCACGGTCCACCGGGTTTGTGTGGATACTATTACGGAATGA
- a CDS encoding DUF86 domain-containing protein — protein sequence MSKREVKLYLVDIDDAISAIRSYTEGMTYEQLLGDRKTREAIILNFVVIGEAIKKISPEIIEPYPHVPWKEFAGLRDKMVHGYFSISPVILWETIQNDLSSLSTAVKELLRGY from the coding sequence ATGTCTAAACGCGAGGTGAAACTCTACCTTGTGGATATTGATGATGCGATCTCGGCAATCCGGTCGTACACTGAGGGTATGACGTACGAGCAGCTGCTCGGCGACCGGAAAACCCGCGAAGCGATCATCCTCAATTTTGTGGTAATCGGGGAAGCAATCAAGAAAATTTCCCCGGAGATCATTGAACCGTACCCTCACGTCCCCTGGAAAGAATTTGCGGGATTGCGGGATAAGATGGTCCACGGGTATTTCTCGATAAGTCCCGTGATCCTGTGGGAGACGATCCAGAACGATCTTTCTTCCCTTTCAACTGCCGTCAAGGAACTGCTTCGGGGATACTAG
- a CDS encoding nucleotidyltransferase family protein, with protein MRSNRQDILSSLEKLKGEVTQEYSVKTLGLFGSVARSEETDESDIDLLVEFSKPVGFVTFMRLEHFLSERLGTRVDLVTSDSLKPVIRQDVLAEVIYV; from the coding sequence ATGCGATCCAACCGGCAGGATATCCTTTCCTCATTGGAAAAACTCAAAGGGGAAGTAACACAGGAATATTCTGTCAAGACCCTCGGGTTGTTCGGCTCAGTTGCCCGGAGTGAGGAGACTGACGAGAGCGATATCGATCTCCTGGTCGAGTTCTCAAAGCCGGTGGGTTTTGTCACCTTCATGCGGCTTGAACATTTTCTTTCCGAGCGTCTCGGGACCCGGGTGGATCTGGTCACCTCGGATTCCTTAAAGCCGGTGATCCGACAGGATGTGCTTGCCGAGGTCATCTATGTCTAA
- a CDS encoding nucleotidyltransferase family protein: MISAGEIREILRKCLPEIREKYGVTSIGIFGSYARGEAAPSSDIDIIVEFDRPIGWELVDLADYLESILHHKVDLVIRRSLHPLIRDTILAEVQYA; this comes from the coding sequence ATGATATCGGCTGGAGAGATACGGGAAATCCTGCGGAAGTGTCTGCCGGAGATCCGTGAAAAATACGGCGTGACATCTATCGGTATTTTCGGATCCTACGCACGCGGAGAAGCAGCCCCTTCCAGCGATATCGATATCATTGTCGAATTCGATCGCCCGATCGGGTGGGAACTGGTTGACCTCGCAGATTACCTTGAATCCATCCTCCACCACAAGGTCGATCTTGTCATACGAAGATCCCTCCACCCGCTCATCCGGGACACTATCCTGGCTGAGGTACAGTACGCATGA
- a CDS encoding tetratricopeptide repeat protein — MRRMIFFTIVFVSLCVIAGCVSPTANLPPMTGPSPPNPGDPSVQYGGSAIAVAFKTDEISTTSPEAKEQFIKGLKYSTQYARYNDSLAFFDAALAIDQNFSEAWIAKGVALHNMKRYDEAIKNYDKALEINPDDAGAWSVKSMTLRDWGKPQEAAESSRRAAELDPRYRNPPQAPVTPV, encoded by the coding sequence ATGAGACGGATGATTTTTTTCACCATCGTCTTTGTTTCTCTCTGCGTGATTGCCGGTTGCGTTTCTCCGACAGCAAATTTACCGCCCATGACCGGTCCATCCCCCCCGAATCCCGGAGATCCGTCGGTACAATATGGGGGATCGGCAATTGCAGTTGCATTCAAAACCGACGAGATATCAACAACCTCGCCCGAGGCAAAGGAACAGTTCATCAAAGGGCTGAAGTACTCGACTCAATACGCCCGTTACAACGACTCACTTGCATTTTTTGATGCAGCCCTCGCGATCGACCAGAATTTTTCTGAAGCCTGGATAGCGAAGGGGGTTGCCCTTCACAATATGAAACGCTATGATGAAGCGATTAAAAACTATGACAAGGCCCTTGAGATTAATCCGGATGATGCGGGTGCCTGGTCCGTGAAGTCAATGACGCTCAGGGATTGGGGAAAACCGCAAGAGGCAGCGGAATCTTCACGGAGAGCCGCCGAGCTTGATCCCAGATATCGAAATCCCCCGCAAGCCCCAGTCACTCCGGTCTAG
- a CDS encoding pyrroline-5-carboxylate reductase dimerization domain-containing protein — MTQYGFIGTGSMGSMLIRKIIGSGLVTPGGISASSKSGISARALAGTTGITAEASNRSVAGNADVLFICVKPLEVRGVLDEVRDVLKPDALLVSIAGCVSLENLRDWAGENVHGVRVIPSVTAEENAGISLVAWGHGVTPGDKNLVLGLLNAISTAVEIDEQDFDLYTNLTSCGPALIVAMMREFAGAASRTGTIPPKLAEYLVKETMVGTARILEGGQETFDNVIGRVATKGGSTEEGVKVLETRLPDVMDEVLLALDAKRRVVAEKVAGE, encoded by the coding sequence ATGACACAGTACGGGTTCATTGGCACCGGTTCGATGGGGAGTATGCTGATCCGGAAAATTATCGGGAGTGGTCTTGTTACACCGGGCGGGATCTCCGCCAGTTCAAAGTCCGGGATATCGGCACGGGCACTTGCCGGAACGACCGGCATCACTGCGGAAGCATCCAACCGCTCTGTAGCGGGAAACGCCGATGTTCTTTTTATCTGTGTAAAACCGCTTGAGGTCCGGGGTGTTCTCGATGAGGTCCGGGACGTGCTGAAACCCGATGCCCTGCTTGTCTCTATTGCAGGGTGTGTCAGCCTTGAAAACCTCCGGGACTGGGCCGGGGAGAATGTCCACGGTGTCCGGGTCATCCCGAGCGTGACGGCTGAAGAGAATGCCGGGATCTCGCTGGTGGCGTGGGGCCACGGCGTAACACCGGGAGATAAAAATCTCGTGCTCGGTCTTCTGAATGCCATAAGTACAGCCGTGGAGATCGATGAGCAGGATTTTGATCTCTATACGAACCTGACCAGCTGCGGCCCGGCCCTGATCGTGGCGATGATGCGGGAGTTTGCCGGGGCCGCTTCCCGGACCGGCACCATCCCCCCGAAACTCGCGGAATACCTTGTGAAGGAGACGATGGTCGGGACTGCACGGATCCTTGAGGGCGGACAGGAAACGTTCGACAATGTCATCGGGAGAGTGGCAACGAAAGGCGGCAGCACGGAGGAGGGCGTAAAAGTACTCGAGACCCGGCTCCCGGATGTGATGGATGAGGTTCTCCTGGCCCTGGATGCAAAGCGCCGGGTTGTTGCGGAGAAGGTTGCCGGGGAGTGA
- a CDS encoding EFR1 family ferrodoxin (N-terminal region resembles flavodoxins. C-terminal ferrodoxin region binds two 4Fe-4S clusters.) codes for MKISSLKLVYFSPTGTTKSVVLEIARGIHPGTVEELDITRPAARIQPLRTSDHELLIVGVPVYMGRVPALVSEWLHAIQAQNTPVVCVVVYGNRAYEDALLELKDLLTRRGCKPLAGAAFIGEHSFSTADTPTALGRPDAGDLTHAKLFGQKIQEKLRSLSSADQISEVKIPGCHPYRQEPCHPYRRGTVFWNVDFIAVSDACTGCGICAEGCPVGAIDPENSTVIDTEQCITCCACIKHCPRHARTIKPGLVKDASLRLNTLYKERKEPEFFV; via the coding sequence ATGAAAATATCATCATTAAAACTGGTTTATTTTTCCCCGACAGGGACAACAAAGTCGGTTGTTCTTGAAATTGCTCGCGGCATACATCCCGGCACCGTGGAAGAGCTGGATATTACCCGGCCGGCTGCGAGAATACAACCACTCCGGACATCGGATCATGAATTACTCATTGTTGGTGTGCCGGTGTATATGGGGAGAGTGCCGGCACTTGTAAGCGAATGGCTGCATGCGATACAGGCACAGAATACGCCGGTGGTCTGTGTTGTTGTCTATGGCAATCGCGCGTATGAAGATGCCCTGCTTGAACTCAAGGATCTGCTGACCCGGCGTGGATGCAAACCTCTCGCCGGTGCAGCGTTTATCGGGGAACACTCCTTTTCCACTGCCGACACACCAACTGCTCTGGGTCGTCCTGATGCGGGTGACCTGACCCATGCAAAATTGTTCGGGCAAAAAATTCAAGAAAAACTCCGGTCTCTTTCATCAGCTGACCAGATATCTGAAGTAAAAATCCCCGGCTGTCATCCATACCGGCAGGAGCCGTGTCATCCTTATCGGAGAGGTACGGTGTTTTGGAATGTTGATTTTATTGCAGTCAGCGATGCGTGTACCGGGTGCGGGATCTGTGCAGAGGGATGCCCGGTCGGGGCCATCGATCCGGAGAACAGTACGGTAATCGATACGGAACAATGCATCACATGTTGTGCCTGTATCAAACACTGTCCCAGGCATGCGAGAACGATAAAACCCGGCCTGGTTAAGGACGCTTCGTTGCGTTTGAATACGTTGTACAAAGAGCGGAAGGAGCCGGAATTCTTTGTATAA